Proteins from a genomic interval of Sulfurospirillum oryzae:
- a CDS encoding thioredoxin family protein — protein sequence MMQPLDETAVFKRFEKPSSRAFFFLFYTTHCAQCKIANARIERVMQNGTFEVDFFKCNLDEAPKVSEHFGIRSVPVCMTYNQKGEQQRVEYALKSEAVYESMVLSVNTRKGDPKLRLLGF from the coding sequence ATGATGCAACCTTTAGATGAAACAGCCGTTTTCAAACGCTTTGAGAAGCCATCTTCTCGTGCCTTTTTTTTTCTGTTCTACACCACCCACTGCGCGCAATGTAAAATCGCCAATGCAAGAATAGAACGCGTCATGCAAAACGGCACATTTGAAGTCGATTTTTTCAAATGTAATCTGGATGAAGCGCCCAAAGTAAGTGAGCATTTTGGCATTCGCTCTGTGCCCGTGTGCATGACCTACAACCAAAAAGGCGAGCAACAAAGGGTCGAATACGCTCTCAAATCTGAAGCGGTTTATGAGAGTATGGTACTGAGTGTGAATACGCGAAAAGGTGATCCAAAATTGCGGTTACTTGGGTTTTAG
- the bioV gene encoding pimelyl-ACP methyl ester esterase BioV, whose protein sequence is MKFFSGFCLANEQELFAPYLNQSDFTVAGFSYGAIKAFEYALTCKERIDTLQLFSPAFFQDKDAKFKKLQTLSFSKNSEAYTQNFMQNITYPSSFDMQPFFKQGSLEELNELLNYTWDEIHLQALKERGVVIEVYVGEQDTIIDPLHVKDFFVPYASVYYFKRVGHILK, encoded by the coding sequence ATGAAGTTCTTTAGTGGATTTTGCCTTGCAAACGAGCAAGAACTCTTCGCTCCCTATCTAAACCAAAGCGATTTTACCGTCGCTGGGTTTAGTTACGGGGCGATCAAAGCTTTTGAATACGCTCTTACATGTAAAGAGCGCATCGACACCCTTCAACTCTTTTCTCCTGCGTTTTTCCAAGACAAAGATGCTAAATTTAAAAAGCTTCAAACCCTCTCTTTTTCCAAAAATAGTGAAGCTTATACACAAAATTTTATGCAAAATATTACATATCCATCTAGCTTTGACATGCAACCTTTTTTCAAACAAGGAAGTTTAGAAGAGCTAAATGAGCTGTTAAACTACACATGGGATGAAATACATTTGCAAGCTCTGAAAGAGCGTGGCGTAGTCATCGAAGTCTATGTAGGCGAGCAAGACACTATCATTGATCCTTTACATGTAAAGGATTTTTTTGTGCCTTATGCGAGTGTTTACTACTTTAAAAGAGTAGGGCATATCTTGAAATGA
- a CDS encoding ATP-dependent metallopeptidase FtsH/Yme1/Tma family protein: MRIFKSQKLMLSIMALSIFAVLLAFGYLRITPKIIDLPTYHALLESGSIKKAKVEENEVWLYGLNDQFVIIKDGIDIQALLKKVPIEVQKSNPFFEDLIILGMLGSLLFALLVYARRKRAEDVKREQETNQKAYASYDPFMSSIIRPVRANVSFKDVAGIKDVKEELEEIVDFLKNPARYKRYGITLPKGVLLVGPPGVGKTMIAKAVAGEASVPFFYQSGATFVQIYVGMGAKRVKELFSQAKANAPSIIFIDEIDAVGRARGGMRNDERESTLNQLLTEMDGFEDSSGVIVIAATNKIDIIDEALLRSGRFDRRIFIPLPDKNDRLEILKTYMRNKPTEVNLEELANMSVGFSGAALATFVNEAAINALRRGSTILELADFVAVRQKVLMGKKKVLSFSDEEKKIQALYQAAKALCAYWFEIDFDKISIVNDRLKDIDREIESKTQMLSKIKVYLAGMVATKLAYNEKFTNATEDLERATTIAKEMVEVYGMGEKLIPYENDVLIILENAHKELEHFLEGMNTVLTKISDELYSVESISKVRLKAIIDEVL; this comes from the coding sequence ATGCGCATTTTTAAATCCCAAAAGCTCATGCTTTCCATCATGGCACTGAGTATTTTTGCTGTATTACTTGCATTTGGGTATTTACGCATAACGCCTAAGATTATTGATCTACCGACCTATCATGCGCTTTTAGAGAGCGGCAGCATCAAAAAAGCCAAAGTCGAAGAAAATGAAGTATGGTTGTATGGTCTTAATGACCAGTTTGTCATCATAAAAGATGGTATAGATATACAAGCCTTACTTAAAAAAGTACCGATAGAGGTGCAAAAATCCAATCCTTTTTTTGAAGACCTCATTATCTTAGGAATGCTAGGAAGCTTGCTCTTTGCACTGCTTGTTTATGCGCGTAGAAAACGAGCTGAAGATGTCAAAAGAGAGCAAGAGACGAACCAAAAAGCTTATGCAAGCTACGATCCTTTTATGAGCAGCATCATACGACCAGTACGTGCCAATGTCAGCTTCAAAGACGTTGCAGGCATCAAAGATGTCAAAGAAGAGCTCGAAGAGATCGTTGATTTTCTCAAAAATCCTGCACGTTACAAACGCTATGGCATTACGCTTCCCAAAGGTGTGCTTTTAGTAGGTCCCCCAGGTGTGGGTAAAACGATGATCGCTAAAGCCGTCGCAGGCGAGGCGAGTGTGCCGTTTTTCTACCAAAGTGGCGCGACCTTTGTGCAGATTTATGTGGGTATGGGCGCAAAGAGGGTTAAAGAGCTTTTCTCGCAAGCTAAAGCCAATGCCCCATCCATTATCTTCATTGACGAGATCGATGCCGTAGGGCGTGCGCGTGGTGGCATGCGTAACGATGAGCGTGAATCGACTCTCAACCAGCTCCTTACTGAAATGGACGGCTTTGAGGACAGCAGTGGCGTTATTGTCATCGCAGCAACCAATAAAATCGACATCATCGATGAAGCGTTGCTTCGTTCTGGTCGTTTTGATAGACGTATATTTATTCCTCTTCCCGATAAAAACGATCGCTTGGAAATTTTGAAAACCTATATGCGCAATAAACCAACCGAAGTCAATTTGGAAGAACTTGCCAACATGAGTGTAGGCTTTAGTGGCGCAGCACTGGCAACCTTTGTCAACGAAGCCGCCATCAATGCGCTTCGCCGAGGTTCTACCATCCTTGAACTCGCTGATTTTGTAGCGGTGCGCCAAAAAGTGTTGATGGGTAAGAAAAAAGTGCTCAGTTTCTCTGATGAAGAGAAGAAAATCCAAGCGCTCTATCAAGCCGCAAAAGCGCTGTGCGCGTACTGGTTTGAGATAGACTTTGATAAAATCAGCATCGTCAATGACCGCCTAAAAGACATAGATCGAGAAATCGAGTCTAAAACACAAATGCTCTCAAAAATCAAAGTGTACCTTGCGGGCATGGTCGCAACCAAACTCGCGTACAATGAAAAATTTACCAACGCCACCGAAGATTTAGAACGCGCTACGACCATTGCCAAAGAGATGGTCGAAGTCTACGGCATGGGCGAAAAACTCATTCCATACGAGAATGATGTGCTCATCATCTTAGAAAATGCACACAAAGAACTTGAGCACTTTTTGGAAGGCATGAACACCGTACTGACCAAAATTTCCGATGAGCTTTACAGTGTAGAGAGCATCTCAAAAGTGCGTTTAAAAGCCATCATCGATGAAGTTCTTTAG